One window of Solwaraspora sp. WMMA2056 genomic DNA carries:
- a CDS encoding GNAT family N-acetyltransferase: protein MEPVEITEGGVRLRMFLPDDAPAVAQACDDPLTQRFVPGMPQPYTVAEAMHWITEGSTGAWAAGGAAWAIADPATDQLYGCVGLSRAVPERRQIEVGYWMVPRWRGRGLATAATVAATRHALTNGFDRVELLTDGENVASQRIALAAGFTREGIRRGAALGPTGGAPRDDLVVWARLADDPPGPTPRLLPDLPGGALTDEVVRLQPLVAADTEFTYALQTLPDVVATSVPSVVPTRADVATQCALAGSRWLAGHRADLVISDAATGEPAGRLGLYHQEPQTGQAMIGYSLLPRWRGRGYTTRAVRLVARWAFDHTTIARLIAGAAPGNVASQRVLERAGFRREAVLRGRLPGPDGTRVDDVQYALLPQWLAESQP from the coding sequence GTGGAACCCGTCGAGATCACCGAAGGCGGCGTCCGGCTGCGGATGTTCCTGCCCGACGACGCCCCCGCCGTCGCACAGGCCTGCGACGACCCGCTCACCCAGCGGTTCGTCCCCGGCATGCCGCAGCCGTACACCGTCGCCGAGGCGATGCACTGGATCACCGAAGGCTCGACCGGGGCGTGGGCCGCCGGCGGCGCCGCCTGGGCGATCGCCGACCCGGCCACAGATCAGCTGTACGGCTGCGTCGGGCTGAGCCGGGCCGTGCCGGAGCGCCGCCAGATCGAGGTCGGCTACTGGATGGTGCCCCGCTGGCGCGGACGCGGGCTCGCCACCGCCGCCACCGTCGCCGCCACCCGACACGCTCTCACCAACGGATTCGACCGGGTGGAGCTGCTCACCGACGGCGAGAACGTCGCGAGTCAGCGGATCGCGCTGGCCGCCGGCTTCACCCGCGAGGGGATACGCCGGGGCGCGGCGCTCGGGCCCACCGGCGGTGCACCTCGGGACGATCTCGTGGTCTGGGCCCGGCTGGCCGACGACCCGCCCGGCCCGACCCCACGCCTGCTGCCCGACCTGCCCGGTGGCGCGCTGACCGACGAGGTGGTGCGGCTGCAGCCGCTGGTGGCCGCCGACACCGAGTTCACCTACGCCCTGCAGACCTTGCCGGACGTGGTCGCCACCAGCGTCCCGTCGGTGGTGCCGACCCGGGCCGACGTGGCGACGCAGTGCGCCCTGGCCGGCAGCAGATGGCTCGCCGGACACCGGGCCGACCTGGTGATCAGCGACGCGGCGACCGGTGAGCCGGCCGGCCGGCTCGGCCTCTACCACCAGGAGCCGCAGACCGGGCAGGCGATGATCGGCTACTCGCTGCTGCCCCGGTGGCGCGGTCGCGGCTACACCACGCGGGCGGTCCGGCTGGTCGCCCGGTGGGCGTTCGACCACACCACGATCGCCCGGCTGATCGCCGGCGCGGCACCGGGCAACGTCGCCTCGCAGCGGGTCCTGGAACGGGCCGGGTTCCGCCGGGAGGCGGTGCTGCGCGGCCGGCTTCCCGGTCCGGACGGCACCCGGGTCGACGACGTCCAGTACGCCCTGCTGCCGCAGTGGCTGGCCGAGAGCCAGCCGTGA
- the secA gene encoding preprotein translocase subunit SecA: MSILEKVLRAGEGRMVRRLKAVAAAVNSIEDDYVDLTDAELRELTDQYRQRYADGESLDDLLPEAFATAREAASRVLGQRHYDVQIMGGAALHFGNIAEMKTGEGKTLTSVLPAYLNALSGKGVHVVTVNDYLAERDAAWMGRVHEFLGLTVGVILPNRPSAEHRAAYHADITYGTNNEFGFDYLRDNMAWSKDDLVQRGHNFAIVDEVDSILIDEARTPLIISGPAEHSARWYGEFAAVVGRMQVGKDGEGDYEIDYAKRTVAVTERGVAKVEDRLGIDNLYESVNTPLVGYLNNAIKAKELYKRDKDYIVNDGEVLIVDEFTGRILHGRRYNEGMHQAIEAKEGVEIKQENQTLATITLQNYFRLYSKLSGMTGTAQTEAGEFNKVYNVGVVTIPTHRDMVRIDRADVIYKTEKAKFNAVVEDIAERHAVGQPVLVGTVSVENSEILSQLLRRRGIAHAVLNAKFHAKEAEIIAQAGRKGAVTVATNMAGRGTDILLGGNPEYQAAAQLRQRGLDPVEHAEEYAKAFEEIMPQVKQACAAEADEVAAVGGLYVLGTERHESRRIDNQLRGRSGRQGDPGESRFYLSLQDELMRRFRAGAVEAVMERFNIPEDVPIESKMVTRQIKNAQAQIEGQNAETRKNVLKYDEVLNKQRQVVYAERLRVLNGEDLHGQVTKMIDDVVGAYVDGATADGYAEDWDFDQLWSSLKQLYPVGMTVDELVEEAGGERSAVDADFLRVQVLQDAHAAYQRREEELGADALRQLERMVLLQVIDRKWREHLYEMDYLKEGISLRAYAQRDPLVEYQREGYAMFATMMDGIKEETVGFLFNVEVQVQQQSAPAAAGGDRPGTQVPVPDGGDVQVRAKGIEAAPRPQRLQYVSPTIDGAAGSDGGVQVQQAPALGLGGTPSSARPTSGARPTPAGRPAAGPPVPVSNARRAAPGQAVASNGPSRNAPCPCGSGKKYKRCHGSPGA, from the coding sequence GTGTCGATTCTTGAGAAGGTCCTCCGCGCCGGCGAGGGCCGCATGGTCCGCCGGCTCAAGGCGGTCGCCGCGGCCGTCAACTCGATCGAGGACGACTACGTCGACCTCACCGACGCGGAGCTGCGCGAGCTGACCGACCAGTACCGGCAGCGGTACGCCGACGGCGAATCGCTCGACGACCTGCTACCGGAGGCGTTCGCCACCGCCCGCGAGGCGGCGTCGCGGGTGCTCGGCCAGCGCCACTACGACGTGCAGATCATGGGCGGCGCGGCGCTGCACTTCGGCAACATCGCCGAGATGAAGACCGGTGAGGGCAAGACGCTGACCTCGGTGCTGCCGGCGTACCTCAACGCGCTGTCCGGCAAGGGAGTGCACGTCGTCACCGTCAACGACTACCTGGCCGAGCGGGACGCCGCCTGGATGGGCCGGGTGCACGAGTTCCTCGGCCTCACCGTCGGCGTGATCCTGCCGAACCGGCCGTCGGCCGAGCATCGGGCCGCGTACCACGCGGACATCACCTACGGCACCAACAACGAGTTCGGCTTCGACTACCTGCGCGACAACATGGCCTGGTCAAAGGACGACCTGGTGCAGCGCGGGCACAACTTCGCCATCGTCGACGAGGTCGACTCGATCCTCATCGACGAGGCCCGGACCCCGCTGATCATCTCCGGCCCGGCCGAGCACTCCGCCCGCTGGTACGGCGAGTTCGCCGCCGTGGTGGGCCGGATGCAGGTCGGCAAGGACGGCGAGGGCGACTACGAGATCGACTACGCCAAGCGGACCGTCGCGGTCACCGAGCGCGGCGTCGCCAAGGTCGAGGACCGGCTGGGCATCGACAACCTGTACGAGTCGGTCAACACGCCGCTGGTCGGCTACCTGAACAACGCGATCAAGGCCAAGGAGCTCTACAAGCGGGACAAGGACTACATCGTCAACGACGGTGAGGTCCTGATCGTCGACGAGTTCACCGGCCGGATCCTGCACGGGCGCCGCTACAACGAGGGCATGCACCAGGCGATCGAGGCCAAGGAAGGCGTCGAGATCAAGCAGGAGAACCAGACGCTCGCCACGATCACCCTGCAGAACTACTTCCGGCTCTACAGCAAGCTGTCCGGCATGACCGGTACCGCCCAGACCGAGGCGGGCGAGTTCAACAAGGTCTACAACGTCGGTGTCGTCACCATCCCGACCCACCGCGACATGGTCCGCATCGACCGGGCCGACGTCATCTACAAGACCGAGAAGGCCAAGTTCAACGCCGTCGTCGAGGACATCGCCGAGCGGCACGCCGTCGGTCAGCCGGTGCTGGTCGGCACCGTCTCGGTGGAGAACTCGGAGATCCTGTCCCAGCTGCTGCGCCGCCGGGGCATCGCGCACGCGGTGCTCAACGCGAAGTTCCACGCCAAGGAAGCCGAGATCATCGCGCAGGCCGGGCGCAAGGGCGCGGTCACCGTGGCGACCAACATGGCCGGCCGGGGCACCGACATCCTGCTCGGCGGAAACCCCGAGTACCAGGCGGCCGCGCAGCTGCGCCAGCGCGGACTCGACCCGGTCGAGCACGCCGAGGAGTACGCCAAGGCGTTCGAGGAGATCATGCCGCAGGTCAAGCAGGCCTGCGCCGCCGAGGCCGACGAGGTCGCCGCCGTCGGCGGTCTCTACGTGCTGGGCACCGAGCGGCACGAGTCCCGCCGGATCGACAACCAGCTGCGCGGTCGGTCCGGCCGGCAGGGTGACCCGGGCGAGTCCCGGTTCTACCTGTCCCTGCAGGACGAGCTGATGCGGCGGTTCCGCGCGGGCGCGGTCGAAGCGGTCATGGAGCGCTTCAACATCCCCGAGGACGTGCCGATCGAGTCCAAGATGGTGACCCGGCAGATCAAGAACGCCCAGGCGCAGATCGAGGGTCAGAACGCCGAGACCCGTAAGAACGTCCTCAAGTACGACGAGGTGCTCAACAAGCAGCGTCAGGTGGTCTACGCCGAGCGGCTGCGGGTGCTCAACGGCGAGGACCTGCACGGCCAGGTCACCAAGATGATCGACGACGTGGTCGGTGCGTACGTCGACGGCGCCACCGCCGACGGGTACGCCGAGGACTGGGACTTCGACCAGCTCTGGTCCAGCCTCAAGCAGCTGTACCCGGTCGGGATGACCGTCGACGAGCTGGTCGAGGAGGCCGGCGGCGAGCGCAGTGCCGTCGACGCCGACTTCCTGCGGGTCCAGGTGCTGCAGGACGCGCACGCCGCGTACCAGCGCCGGGAGGAGGAGCTGGGCGCCGACGCGCTGCGGCAGCTGGAGCGGATGGTCCTGCTGCAGGTGATCGACCGCAAATGGCGGGAACACCTGTACGAGATGGACTACCTGAAGGAAGGCATCAGCCTGCGGGCGTACGCCCAGCGGGACCCGCTGGTCGAGTACCAGCGGGAAGGCTACGCGATGTTCGCCACCATGATGGACGGCATCAAGGAGGAGACGGTCGGGTTCCTGTTCAACGTCGAGGTGCAGGTGCAGCAGCAGTCCGCACCGGCGGCGGCGGGCGGCGACCGGCCCGGCACCCAGGTGCCGGTGCCCGACGGCGGCGACGTCCAGGTCCGGGCCAAGGGCATCGAGGCGGCTCCCCGACCGCAGCGACTGCAGTACGTGTCGCCGACCATCGACGGCGCTGCCGGCTCCGACGGCGGCGTGCAGGTGCAGCAGGCTCCGGCGTTGGGTCTCGGCGGCACCCCGTCGTCGGCCCGGCCGACCTCCGGCGCTCGACCGACGCCGGCCGGGCGGCCCGCCGCCGGCCCCCCGGTGCCGGTGAGCAACGCCCGCCGGGCCGCGCCCGGCCAGGCGGTCGCCAGCAACGGGCCGTCGCGCAACGCCCCCTGCCCGTGCGGCTCGGGCAAGAAGTACAAGCGCTGCCACGGCTCGCCCGGCGCCTGA
- a CDS encoding Rv3235 family protein, with protein MAVPTRIRRPPIRLRPAPPLDPPFIDESADFVVHPGVQLALDLTGPTDAPATRRPAEAPQPPGTPQVGLPAGAVLPAPGLAGASPEARRAAQRFLSAAVEIINGFRPVPHARRLAAPAQAAVICAQLTVAAQRARTPDRPPGAVRNRGPRPTAPPTGRGDRRGELLRVRQLRICEPTAGVVETAAVLGTTSRSWALAFRLERQADAWLSTAVYLV; from the coding sequence ATGGCTGTCCCGACTCGGATCCGGCGTCCACCGATCCGGCTGCGGCCCGCGCCGCCGCTGGATCCACCCTTCATCGACGAGTCTGCGGACTTCGTCGTCCACCCGGGCGTACAGCTGGCTCTGGACCTGACCGGACCGACCGACGCGCCGGCGACCCGCCGGCCGGCCGAGGCGCCGCAACCACCGGGCACGCCGCAGGTCGGGCTGCCGGCCGGAGCCGTGCTGCCGGCTCCCGGCCTGGCCGGGGCGTCGCCGGAAGCCCGGCGGGCGGCGCAGCGGTTCCTGTCGGCGGCCGTCGAGATCATCAACGGTTTCCGACCGGTGCCCCACGCCCGCCGGCTGGCCGCTCCCGCTCAGGCGGCGGTGATCTGCGCCCAGCTGACCGTCGCGGCCCAGCGGGCCCGCACGCCGGACCGGCCACCGGGTGCCGTCCGCAACCGGGGCCCTCGGCCGACGGCCCCACCGACCGGTCGGGGCGACCGGCGCGGCGAACTGCTCCGGGTCCGCCAGCTACGGATCTGTGAACCGACGGCGGGCGTGGTGGAGACCGCCGCCGTGCTCGGCACCACCAGCCGCAGCTGGGCACTGGCGTTCCGGCTCGAACGGCAGGCGGACGCCTGGCTCAGCACGGCCGTGTATCTCGTCTGA
- a CDS encoding helix-turn-helix domain-containing protein translates to MEPRFLQLSDVAAELNVSDSQVYHMVRSGELPAIKIGGRGQWRVERARLEEYIQRKYAETAEWVQGNPLIERDPE, encoded by the coding sequence GTGGAGCCGAGGTTCCTGCAGTTGTCCGACGTCGCCGCCGAACTCAACGTATCCGACTCGCAGGTCTACCACATGGTCCGCAGTGGCGAGTTGCCCGCGATCAAGATCGGTGGACGCGGACAGTGGCGGGTGGAGCGTGCCCGGCTGGAGGAGTACATCCAGCGCAAGTACGCGGAAACCGCCGAGTGGGTGCAGGGCAACCCGTTGATCGAGCGCGATCCCGAGTAG
- the pruA gene encoding L-glutamate gamma-semialdehyde dehydrogenase, with translation MDAVPTTPAPRNEPIRDYAPGSPDQVGLSRRLAELSDARIDLPMTIGGRQRMAAGAPIDVVMPHRHRHILGVTGNAEPADAEAAVAAAGQAAPGWRALPYAERAAVFLRAADLLAGPWRDTLNAATMLGQSKTAYQAEIDSACELIDFLRFNVHFGHQVLAEQPQSAPGVWNRFDHRPLEGFVYAVTPFNFTAIAGNLPSAPALMGNTVVWKPAPTQQLAAHFTMRLFEAAGLPPGVINMVTGDGLAVSDVVLADRDLAGIHFTGSTRVFQQLWRTVGENIGRYRSYPRLVGETGGKDFVVAHPSADPDALHTALVRGAYEYQGQKCSAASRAYLPKSLWTAGLRDRLAATVESLTYGDVADFGNFGGAVIDARAFARHAAVLDKVRDDPSCQVLAGGTADDGEGWFVRPTLLTCTDPGHEVFTTEFFGPILAVSVFDDDQFWDVVAQAESVAAYALTGSVFATDRRVIARASETLRYAAGNFYVNDKPTGAVVGQQPFGGGRASGTNDKAGSWHNLLRWTSPRTIKETFVPPVEHRYPHMG, from the coding sequence ATGGACGCCGTACCCACCACCCCCGCCCCCCGTAACGAGCCGATCCGCGACTACGCGCCGGGCAGCCCCGACCAGGTCGGCCTCAGCCGCCGGCTGGCCGAACTGTCCGACGCCCGCATCGACCTGCCGATGACCATCGGCGGCCGACAACGGATGGCGGCCGGAGCACCGATCGACGTGGTGATGCCGCACCGGCACCGGCACATACTCGGGGTCACCGGCAACGCCGAGCCGGCCGACGCCGAGGCGGCGGTGGCAGCGGCCGGACAGGCCGCCCCGGGCTGGCGGGCCCTGCCGTACGCCGAACGGGCCGCGGTCTTTCTCCGCGCCGCCGACCTGCTCGCCGGCCCCTGGCGGGACACCCTGAACGCGGCCACGATGCTCGGCCAGTCCAAGACCGCCTACCAGGCGGAGATCGACTCGGCCTGCGAACTGATCGACTTCCTCCGGTTCAACGTGCACTTCGGCCACCAGGTGCTGGCCGAGCAGCCGCAGTCGGCGCCCGGGGTCTGGAACCGGTTCGACCACCGGCCGCTGGAAGGCTTCGTGTACGCGGTCACCCCGTTCAACTTCACCGCGATCGCCGGCAACCTGCCGTCGGCACCGGCGCTGATGGGCAACACGGTGGTCTGGAAGCCGGCGCCGACCCAGCAGCTCGCGGCGCACTTCACGATGCGGCTGTTCGAGGCGGCCGGGCTGCCGCCGGGAGTGATCAACATGGTCACCGGGGACGGGCTGGCCGTCTCCGACGTGGTGCTGGCCGACCGGGACCTCGCCGGCATCCACTTCACCGGCTCGACCCGGGTCTTCCAGCAGCTGTGGCGCACCGTCGGGGAGAACATCGGCCGGTACCGGTCGTACCCGAGGCTGGTCGGCGAGACCGGCGGCAAGGACTTCGTCGTGGCGCACCCGAGCGCCGACCCGGACGCGCTGCACACCGCCCTGGTCCGGGGTGCCTACGAGTACCAGGGGCAGAAGTGCTCGGCGGCGTCCCGCGCGTACCTGCCGAAGTCGCTCTGGACGGCCGGCCTGCGCGACCGGCTCGCTGCCACCGTCGAGTCGCTGACCTACGGCGACGTGGCCGACTTCGGCAACTTCGGCGGGGCGGTGATCGACGCGCGGGCCTTCGCCCGGCACGCCGCCGTGCTGGACAAGGTCCGCGACGATCCGTCCTGTCAGGTGCTGGCCGGCGGTACGGCCGACGACGGCGAGGGCTGGTTCGTCCGGCCCACCCTGCTGACCTGCACCGACCCCGGGCATGAGGTCTTCACCACCGAGTTCTTCGGCCCGATCCTGGCGGTGTCGGTCTTCGACGACGACCAGTTCTGGGACGTGGTGGCCCAGGCGGAGTCGGTCGCGGCGTACGCGCTGACCGGGTCGGTGTTCGCGACCGACCGCCGGGTCATCGCCCGGGCCAGCGAGACGCTGCGGTACGCGGCCGGCAACTTCTACGTCAACGACAAGCCGACCGGTGCGGTGGTCGGGCAGCAGCCGTTCGGCGGTGGCCGGGCCAGTGGCACCAACGACAAGGCCGGTTCCTGGCACAACCTGCTGCGGTGGACCTCACCGCGCACCATCAAGGAGACGTTCGTGCCGCCGGTCGAGCACCGCTACCCGCACATGGGCTGA
- a CDS encoding serine/threonine-protein kinase, whose protein sequence is MDGEQTGGQPPAQRYRLGAQIARGAIGAVHRAHDLREDVPVAVKLLRPESAGQADLVEGFRTEATLLSRLDHPNVIRLRARTTVADQPALVLDLIDGDDLRTRLRRGGPLPPAAAVDVAAQVATALAYLHQQGIVHGDVKPANLLVPADGGRVRLIDFGAARATSVPVVGRSTLATPEYAAPEIAAGGASGPASDVYALGIVLFELLCGRTPYRGGSADEVLARHGRCVPVPPPGWPSAAWPLLEQCLDPQPDRRPDAASLAARLRGLEPALDGRPALPVLPVDAVTWWPRTASASGSAGSHGPSGVTAASVGGTGSAEVTGSAAVSRPVARPVRQRGLLRLGAAAGSGALLLSTVIGLTVVAGQDARPTGRTSGTGVPAATAPAGSASGQPGRSTGPDRQDGASGQVGSAGSGGSGVPVGPTPPAEPGGWPTFPGGRPGQPGVGIGDPVPQWPLVGTVGSDTPN, encoded by the coding sequence GTGGATGGTGAGCAGACGGGTGGGCAGCCGCCGGCACAGCGGTACCGGCTCGGCGCCCAGATTGCCAGGGGTGCGATCGGTGCGGTCCACCGCGCGCACGACCTGCGCGAGGACGTACCGGTAGCGGTGAAGCTGTTGCGGCCGGAGTCGGCCGGGCAGGCCGATCTGGTCGAGGGCTTCCGTACCGAGGCGACGCTGCTGTCGCGGCTGGACCATCCGAACGTCATCCGGCTGCGTGCCCGTACGACGGTCGCGGACCAGCCGGCGTTGGTGCTCGACCTGATCGACGGCGACGACCTGCGGACCCGGCTGCGTCGGGGCGGACCGCTGCCGCCGGCGGCAGCGGTCGACGTCGCCGCGCAGGTCGCCACCGCGCTGGCCTATCTGCACCAGCAGGGCATCGTGCACGGTGACGTCAAACCGGCGAACCTGCTGGTGCCGGCCGACGGCGGCCGGGTCCGGCTGATCGACTTCGGCGCGGCGCGGGCGACGTCGGTCCCGGTGGTCGGACGGTCGACCTTGGCGACCCCGGAGTACGCGGCACCGGAGATCGCCGCTGGCGGGGCCTCGGGTCCGGCGTCGGACGTGTACGCCCTCGGGATCGTCCTGTTCGAGCTGCTGTGTGGACGTACCCCGTACCGTGGCGGGTCGGCCGACGAGGTGTTGGCGCGGCACGGCCGCTGTGTGCCGGTGCCGCCGCCGGGGTGGCCGTCGGCGGCGTGGCCGCTGCTGGAGCAGTGCCTGGATCCGCAGCCGGACCGCCGGCCCGACGCCGCGTCGCTGGCCGCCCGGTTGCGCGGGTTGGAGCCGGCTCTCGACGGTCGTCCGGCGCTGCCGGTGCTGCCGGTGGACGCGGTGACCTGGTGGCCGCGGACAGCGTCGGCGTCCGGTTCGGCCGGTAGCCACGGTCCGTCCGGTGTGACCGCCGCCTCGGTGGGCGGTACCGGGTCGGCGGAGGTGACCGGGTCGGCGGCTGTGTCGCGGCCGGTGGCGCGGCCGGTTCGGCAGCGAGGACTGCTGCGGCTCGGCGCGGCGGCCGGCAGCGGGGCGCTGCTGCTGTCCACGGTGATCGGGCTCACGGTGGTGGCTGGACAGGACGCCAGGCCGACGGGCCGGACGAGTGGCACCGGGGTGCCGGCTGCCACCGCACCGGCGGGGTCGGCGTCGGGCCAGCCGGGCAGGTCGACCGGACCGGACCGCCAGGACGGTGCGAGTGGCCAGGTAGGTTCAGCCGGGTCGGGCGGGTCAGGTGTGCCGGTCGGGCCGACGCCACCGGCCGAACCGGGGGGCTGGCCGACCTTTCCGGGTGGAAGACCTGGTCAGCCGGGTGTCGGGATCGGAGATCCGGTCCCACAGTGGCCGTTGGTCGGAACGGTCGGATCGGACACTCCGAACTAG
- a CDS encoding PadR family transcriptional regulator, whose amino-acid sequence MAEVRINPTAAALLGLLHEGPMTGGQLMATAERQLGAYWSMTRSQVYRELPVLAEQGLVRLGKPGPRSSQPYAITAAGKRAFLKWLADAPGRDSVRNPIALRVAFGNHHTAEQLKTVYADASEHHTEALAAAREQAREAKKNGDTFGAAALEFAVAYHKAVLSWLKSAPVS is encoded by the coding sequence ATGGCGGAAGTTCGTATCAATCCAACGGCAGCGGCCCTTCTCGGCCTGCTCCATGAAGGACCCATGACAGGTGGGCAACTGATGGCCACCGCCGAGCGTCAGCTCGGCGCGTACTGGTCCATGACTCGCAGCCAGGTCTACCGGGAGTTGCCGGTGCTGGCCGAGCAGGGTCTGGTCCGGCTCGGTAAGCCGGGGCCACGGTCCAGCCAGCCGTACGCGATCACCGCGGCCGGCAAACGGGCGTTCCTCAAGTGGCTGGCCGACGCGCCCGGCCGTGACTCGGTGCGTAACCCGATCGCCCTGCGGGTGGCGTTCGGCAACCACCACACGGCCGAGCAGCTGAAGACGGTCTACGCGGACGCGAGCGAGCATCACACCGAGGCGCTGGCGGCAGCCCGCGAGCAGGCGCGTGAGGCGAAGAAGAACGGGGACACCTTCGGTGCCGCCGCCCTCGAGTTCGCGGTCGCGTACCACAAGGCGGTGCTCTCCTGGCTCAAGTCCGCGCCGGTGAGCTGA
- the prfB gene encoding peptide chain release factor 2 — MTSADYSDQLKDLDATLRRIEAVIDIDRLRRDQAELEEAASAPDLWNDQARAQEVTSRLSYANAEIAKLESLRARLDDAALLLEMAQAEEDAGTVAEVGTELAGLHKSIEELEVRTLLSGEYDSREALVAIRAGAGGVDAADFAEMLLRMYLRWAERHGYPTEVYETSYAEEAGLKSATFTVKTPYAFGTLSVESGTHRLVRISPFDNQGRRQTSFAGVEVLPVVEQTDHIDIPENEIRTDVYRSSGPGGQSVNTTDSAVRLTHIPTGIVVTCQNEKSQLQNKAAALRVLQARLLERKRQEEQAKMAGLKTDAAGSWGDQMRSYVLHPYQMVKDLRTEQETGNPTAVFDGDLDAFIEAGIRWRKQQEMAQDQH, encoded by the coding sequence GTGACCAGTGCCGACTATTCCGACCAGCTAAAAGATCTTGACGCCACGCTTCGCCGGATCGAGGCGGTCATCGACATCGATCGACTGCGCCGCGACCAGGCGGAGCTGGAGGAGGCCGCCTCCGCCCCCGACCTCTGGAACGACCAGGCGCGGGCACAGGAGGTCACCTCCCGGCTGTCGTACGCCAACGCGGAGATCGCCAAGCTGGAGTCGTTGCGTGCCCGGCTGGACGACGCGGCCTTGCTGCTGGAGATGGCACAGGCGGAGGAGGACGCCGGCACGGTCGCCGAAGTCGGCACCGAGCTGGCCGGGCTGCACAAGTCGATCGAGGAGCTGGAGGTCCGTACGCTGCTCTCCGGGGAGTACGACTCCCGGGAGGCATTGGTGGCGATCCGGGCGGGGGCCGGCGGCGTGGACGCCGCCGACTTCGCCGAGATGCTGCTGCGGATGTACCTGCGGTGGGCGGAGCGGCACGGTTACCCCACCGAGGTCTACGAGACGTCGTACGCGGAGGAGGCCGGTCTCAAGTCGGCCACCTTCACCGTGAAGACCCCGTACGCGTTCGGCACTCTCAGCGTCGAGTCCGGTACGCACCGCCTGGTGCGGATCAGTCCCTTCGACAACCAGGGCCGGCGGCAGACCAGCTTCGCCGGCGTCGAGGTGCTGCCGGTGGTGGAGCAGACCGACCACATCGACATCCCGGAGAACGAGATCCGGACCGACGTCTACCGGTCGTCAGGGCCGGGTGGGCAGAGCGTCAACACGACCGACTCGGCGGTGCGGCTCACCCACATCCCCACCGGGATCGTGGTCACCTGCCAGAACGAGAAGTCGCAGCTGCAGAACAAGGCGGCCGCGCTGCGGGTGCTGCAGGCCCGGTTGCTGGAACGCAAGCGGCAGGAGGAGCAGGCCAAGATGGCCGGGCTCAAGACGGACGCGGCCGGTTCCTGGGGCGACCAGATGCGCTCCTACGTGCTGCACCCGTACCAGATGGTCAAGGACCTGCGGACCGAGCAGGAGACCGGCAACCCGACGGCGGTCTTCGACGGTGACCTGGATGCCTTCATCGAGGCGGGTATCCGATGGCGCAAGCAGCAGGAGATGGCCCAGGACCAGCACTGA
- the ftsE gene encoding cell division ATP-binding protein FtsE, translating to MIALEQVTKTYPKASRPSLDNVSVSIEKGEFVFFIGPSGSGKSTIIKLLLHEVTPNTGKVVVNSKDVTTMRSWKIPHFRRSIGCVFQDFRLLPNRTAYENVAFALEVIGKTKAVARRVVPEVLELVGLGGKEHRYPHELSGGEQQRVAVARAFVNRPLILLADEPTGNLDPDTSIEIMRLLDRINRTGTTVVMVTHDSNIVNQMRRRVIEIEAGRIVRDQARGVYG from the coding sequence GTGATTGCGCTCGAGCAAGTGACGAAGACGTACCCGAAGGCGTCCCGGCCCTCGCTGGACAACGTGTCGGTGTCGATCGAGAAGGGCGAGTTCGTCTTCTTCATCGGTCCCTCCGGCTCCGGCAAGTCCACGATCATCAAGCTGCTGCTGCACGAGGTGACCCCCAACACGGGCAAGGTCGTCGTGAACAGCAAGGACGTCACGACCATGCGCTCCTGGAAGATCCCGCACTTCCGGCGCTCCATCGGCTGTGTCTTCCAGGACTTCCGGCTGTTGCCCAACCGCACCGCGTACGAGAACGTCGCCTTCGCCCTCGAGGTGATCGGCAAGACCAAGGCGGTGGCCCGCCGGGTCGTTCCCGAGGTGCTGGAGCTGGTCGGCCTCGGCGGCAAGGAGCACCGCTACCCGCACGAGCTCTCCGGCGGCGAGCAGCAGCGGGTCGCAGTCGCGCGGGCGTTCGTGAACCGCCCGCTGATCCTGCTCGCCGACGAGCCGACGGGAAACCTGGACCCGGACACGTCGATCGAGATCATGCGTCTGCTGGACCGGATCAACCGGACCGGCACGACGGTCGTGATGGTGACCCACGACTCCAACATCGTGAACCAGATGCGCCGCCGCGTCATCGAGATCGAGGCCGGCCGGATCGTCCGCGACCAGGCACGCGGCGTCTACGGGTGA